Proteins encoded by one window of Bradyrhizobium sp. B097:
- the ihpB gene encoding divalent metal ion exporter adaptor subunit IhpB, whose protein sequence is MMRRLIRYLVLVLVAVSLVYAGYRMLTPATTKTVSTEKVEEEEHSNSVEMADAKIAAAGIELAKASPVVLHDSLLLNGMVQPNQESLVQVTPRFPGIVRDVRKRIGDHVDKGDVLAIVESNQSLTPYELKAALGGTVIDRQTTLGEYVSEQKPAFVIADLSTVWVDFSVYRRDLGRVHVGDRILIDPADGKPPPIEAKISYLSPVGSSDTQSAAARAVVPNTEQRLRPGLFITGRLTLSARQVPVAVKSSALQTVENRTVVFVRDGKKFEARDVEIGDRDPEFVEITFGVLEGDVYAAKNSFIVKAEMAKGGADND, encoded by the coding sequence ATGATGCGGCGTCTGATCCGATATTTGGTGCTCGTTCTGGTTGCCGTATCGCTGGTTTATGCCGGCTATCGGATGCTGACACCGGCAACGACCAAGACGGTTTCAACCGAGAAGGTTGAAGAGGAAGAACATTCGAACAGCGTCGAGATGGCTGACGCGAAGATCGCCGCGGCGGGGATAGAGCTCGCAAAGGCATCGCCAGTCGTGTTGCACGATAGTCTGCTGCTGAACGGGATGGTCCAGCCGAACCAGGAATCCCTGGTTCAAGTCACCCCTCGCTTCCCGGGAATTGTGCGGGACGTGCGTAAGCGGATCGGCGACCATGTCGACAAGGGCGACGTCCTTGCTATCGTCGAGAGCAACCAGAGCCTTACTCCCTATGAATTGAAGGCCGCTCTTGGCGGGACAGTGATCGACCGTCAGACGACTCTGGGCGAATACGTCTCCGAACAGAAGCCAGCGTTCGTCATCGCGGATCTGTCGACCGTTTGGGTGGATTTCTCCGTCTATCGCCGTGACCTCGGCCGAGTCCACGTCGGCGACCGGATCCTCATCGATCCGGCGGACGGAAAGCCGCCGCCGATCGAGGCGAAGATTTCCTATCTCTCGCCCGTCGGCAGCAGCGATACCCAGAGCGCGGCAGCAAGAGCAGTCGTGCCGAACACCGAACAACGGCTGCGCCCGGGGCTCTTCATCACCGGGCGGCTTACGCTTTCGGCAAGGCAGGTGCCGGTCGCGGTTAAATCTTCGGCGCTGCAGACCGTCGAAAACCGCACTGTCGTATTCGTCCGGGACGGCAAGAAATTCGAGGCTCGCGACGTCGAAATCGGCGATCGCGACCCGGAGTTCGTGGAGATTACGTTCGGTGTTCTGGAAGGCGACGTGTACGCGGCAAAGAACAGCTTCATCGTGAAGGCCGAAATGGCGAAGGGAGGAGCGGACAATGATTGA
- a CDS encoding LysR family transcriptional regulator codes for MAANSSIDPIDIGTLRTLVLVYDLQSFSATAKRLDVNQSTISYAVERLRGALGDPLFVRNGNGVTATERCAALVSWARDMIGEIDGLASPAEFDPATAQGSVTISCNYHERQTLMPQFSAWLRAGAPRVRLVLLDAAGHGDIHLKQNQCDIVLGPVGVVGESFFRRHILTDHYVCVMDPANPLARGRIALSAYAKAEHVFITHSGEWQPLYLEALKAREIEIEPAVSLPNHDSLERIVAGTRLVATIPHHLARAMRGGLHVASLPFRVPISIDMYWSARTTKSGLHKWVRGLLAEVAKVYAA; via the coding sequence GTGGCGGCCAATTCCTCGATCGATCCGATCGACATCGGGACCTTGCGGACGCTTGTGCTGGTCTACGACCTGCAGTCGTTCTCGGCGACGGCCAAGCGGCTCGACGTCAACCAGTCTACCATCAGCTACGCGGTCGAGCGGCTGCGCGGCGCGCTCGGTGATCCCTTGTTCGTCCGCAACGGCAACGGCGTGACCGCCACCGAACGCTGCGCGGCGCTGGTCAGCTGGGCGCGGGACATGATCGGCGAGATCGACGGGCTTGCCTCACCGGCCGAATTCGATCCGGCGACGGCGCAGGGCAGCGTGACGATCTCCTGCAACTATCACGAACGCCAGACCCTGATGCCGCAGTTCAGTGCATGGCTGCGTGCCGGCGCACCACGGGTCCGTCTCGTCCTGCTCGATGCCGCGGGCCATGGCGACATCCATCTCAAGCAGAACCAGTGCGACATCGTGCTCGGTCCGGTCGGGGTGGTCGGCGAAAGCTTCTTTCGGCGCCACATCCTCACCGATCACTATGTCTGCGTGATGGATCCGGCCAATCCGCTGGCGCGCGGCCGGATCGCACTGTCGGCCTATGCCAAGGCCGAGCATGTCTTCATCACCCATAGCGGCGAGTGGCAGCCGCTTTATCTCGAGGCGCTGAAGGCGAGGGAGATCGAGATTGAGCCCGCGGTCAGCCTTCCGAACCACGACAGCCTGGAGCGCATCGTCGCCGGCACAAGGCTGGTTGCGACCATCCCGCATCACCTGGCGCGGGCGATGCGCGGCGGCCTGCATGTCGCGTCGCTGCCGTTCCGCGTGCCGATCTCGATCGACATGTACTGGAGCGCCCGGACAACCAAATCAGGCCTGCACAAATGGGTTCGCGGCCTGCTGGCGGAGGTCGCGAAAGTGTACGCCGCCTGA
- a CDS encoding inorganic phosphate transporter yields MSDMALPGSIEPALKKGPDLDKGFHPMTGIIYLGVVAAALLFVAYSIYADVDATGTRVTSFLPYIMLFVALLIALGFEFVNGFHDTANAVATVIYTRSLPAHIAVVWSGMFNLFGVLLSSGAVAFGIVSLLPVELILQVGSSAGFAMVFALLIAAIIWNLGTWWLGLPASSSHTLIGSIMGVGITNALLRGRDGTSGVDWSQATNIAKALLLSPLFGFALAAGLLYILKIVLARATPALFGEPVGDQPPPWWIRGILILTCTLVSFFHGSNDGQKGMGLIMLILIGTVPTAYALNRALPASQIEQFAAHSTSASKVIEGKAAGYNVIGNPRPAVTNYVAQHQINEGTYPSLAVLVRDIGQQVAQYGSLAKFPADAVGNTRNDMYLASEAIRFLMKDKEAELTAADVATLNQYKGSLDAATKFIPSWVKFAVAIALGLGTMVGWKRIVVTVGEKIGKTHLTYAQGACAEITAAATIAAADGYGLPVSTTHVLSSGIAGTMAANGSGLQWATIRNIAMAWVLTLPAAMILSGCLYYVFYHVF; encoded by the coding sequence ATGAGCGATATGGCGTTACCCGGCTCGATCGAGCCCGCCCTGAAAAAGGGTCCGGACCTCGACAAGGGCTTCCACCCTATGACGGGGATCATTTATTTGGGCGTGGTCGCAGCCGCGCTGCTGTTCGTTGCCTACAGCATCTATGCCGACGTCGACGCCACCGGCACGCGCGTCACGTCGTTCCTGCCCTACATCATGCTGTTCGTCGCGCTGCTGATCGCGCTCGGCTTCGAATTCGTCAACGGCTTCCACGACACCGCCAACGCGGTCGCCACCGTGATCTACACCCGCTCGCTGCCGGCGCATATCGCCGTGGTCTGGTCGGGCATGTTCAACCTGTTCGGCGTGCTGCTCTCGAGCGGCGCCGTCGCGTTCGGCATCGTGTCGCTGCTTCCGGTCGAACTGATCCTGCAGGTCGGCTCCAGCGCCGGCTTTGCAATGGTGTTCGCGCTGCTGATCGCCGCCATCATCTGGAATCTCGGCACCTGGTGGCTCGGCCTGCCGGCCTCGAGCTCGCACACCCTGATCGGTTCGATCATGGGCGTCGGCATCACCAACGCGCTGCTGCGCGGCCGCGACGGCACCTCCGGTGTTGACTGGTCGCAGGCGACCAACATCGCCAAGGCGCTGCTGCTGTCGCCGCTGTTCGGCTTCGCGCTCGCCGCCGGCCTGCTCTACATCCTCAAGATCGTGCTGGCGCGTGCGACGCCCGCGCTGTTCGGCGAGCCGGTCGGCGACCAGCCGCCGCCGTGGTGGATCCGCGGCATCCTGATCCTGACCTGCACACTGGTCAGCTTCTTCCACGGCTCGAACGACGGCCAGAAGGGCATGGGCCTGATCATGCTGATCCTGATCGGCACCGTGCCGACCGCATACGCGCTGAACCGCGCGCTGCCCGCGAGCCAGATCGAGCAGTTTGCCGCGCACTCCACCTCGGCCAGCAAGGTCATTGAAGGCAAGGCCGCCGGTTACAACGTGATCGGCAATCCGCGCCCGGCCGTGACCAACTACGTCGCGCAGCACCAGATCAACGAAGGCACCTATCCGTCGCTGGCGGTGCTGGTGCGCGACATCGGACAGCAGGTCGCCCAGTATGGCTCGCTGGCCAAGTTCCCGGCTGACGCGGTCGGCAACACCCGTAACGACATGTACCTGGCGTCCGAGGCGATCCGCTTCCTGATGAAGGACAAGGAAGCCGAGCTGACCGCCGCCGACGTCGCCACGCTGAACCAGTACAAGGGCTCGCTCGATGCCGCGACCAAGTTCATCCCGAGCTGGGTGAAGTTCGCCGTCGCGATCGCGCTCGGCCTCGGCACCATGGTCGGCTGGAAGCGTATCGTCGTCACCGTCGGCGAGAAGATCGGCAAGACCCACCTGACCTACGCGCAGGGCGCCTGCGCCGAGATCACGGCGGCCGCGACGATCGCGGCGGCTGACGGCTACGGCCTGCCGGTCTCGACCACGCACGTGCTGTCGTCGGGCATCGCGGGCACCATGGCCGCCAACGGCTCCGGTCTGCAATGGGCGACGATCCGCAACATCGCGATGGCCTGGGTGCTGACCCTGCCGGCCGCGATGATCCTCTCGGGCTGTCTGTACTACGTGTTCTACCACGTGTTCTGA
- the ihpA gene encoding divalent metal ion exporter subunit IhpA, which translates to MFRKKATLLAWAMVFLFSPWLASASHSQTLTMRDALARALAASPRLTAAERDVGIAAGQRIQAGALLNPEVSYEQDNSFGTGKFRGTKSAETTLQISQAFEWFGKREARIAAGAAGVQSAAIQRQAVRLEVLSETAIAFLNVLGGQRRIQILDEQVAAIDKLTPLLQRRVEAGASSPAETGRAEVASALVKADRERVRSTLASARRELAVLMGDTAPKFAAVSGRLDATGQPQAFKAIVAAIDANPQLVRWTAVYAQRNAQLLLARLKPYPDVTIAAGWRHFNETNDDAVRLTFSVPIPVFDQNQGNILSAQESLAKTRAEREAARNTLIVIAGRAYDSVQGSLRELTVLREVAIPKAEQASQAISDGYSQGRFSLLEVLDAQASLAQARLREQEALQNFHIAVATIEGLVGNPFSLARESSR; encoded by the coding sequence ATGTTTCGGAAGAAGGCCACGCTTCTTGCGTGGGCGATGGTATTTCTGTTCAGCCCGTGGCTGGCGAGCGCTTCACATTCGCAAACCCTGACGATGAGGGACGCGCTCGCGCGTGCACTCGCGGCTAGCCCGCGTCTCACGGCGGCCGAGCGGGACGTGGGGATTGCCGCCGGTCAACGCATCCAGGCAGGCGCGCTGCTCAATCCTGAGGTGTCCTACGAACAGGACAATTCCTTCGGCACGGGCAAGTTTCGGGGGACCAAATCCGCCGAAACCACCTTGCAGATCAGCCAGGCATTCGAATGGTTCGGGAAGCGAGAGGCTCGCATTGCGGCCGGCGCGGCCGGTGTCCAGTCGGCGGCGATCCAGCGTCAGGCGGTCCGGCTGGAAGTTCTCTCTGAGACTGCCATCGCATTCCTGAACGTGCTGGGCGGGCAGCGCCGAATTCAGATTCTGGATGAACAGGTCGCAGCCATCGACAAGTTGACCCCGCTGCTACAGCGGCGCGTCGAGGCAGGCGCATCCTCGCCGGCGGAGACCGGCCGGGCCGAAGTGGCCTCCGCCCTGGTCAAGGCGGATCGCGAACGCGTCCGATCGACCCTCGCCAGTGCGCGGCGCGAACTGGCAGTTCTCATGGGCGATACGGCGCCGAAATTCGCCGCCGTCTCCGGGCGGCTCGACGCCACCGGACAGCCGCAGGCCTTCAAGGCGATCGTGGCGGCGATCGACGCGAATCCGCAGCTGGTGCGCTGGACCGCGGTCTATGCGCAGCGGAACGCGCAACTTCTGCTGGCACGGCTGAAGCCCTATCCGGACGTCACGATTGCTGCCGGGTGGCGGCATTTCAACGAGACCAACGACGATGCCGTCCGACTGACGTTCTCGGTGCCGATCCCGGTGTTCGACCAGAACCAAGGCAATATCCTGTCCGCCCAGGAGAGCCTGGCGAAGACCAGGGCAGAGCGCGAAGCAGCCCGGAACACGCTGATCGTGATTGCAGGCCGGGCCTACGATTCGGTGCAGGGCTCACTGAGGGAGCTTACTGTCCTTCGCGAAGTCGCGATCCCGAAAGCGGAGCAAGCGAGCCAAGCCATTTCTGACGGTTATAGCCAAGGCCGCTTCTCGCTCCTCGAAGTGCTGGACGCTCAGGCAAGCCTCGCTCAGGCGCGGCTGCGTGAGCAGGAGGCCTTGCAGAACTTCCACATTGCCGTCGCGACCATTGAAGGGCTCGTCGGCAATCCATTTTCGCTCGCGCGTGAGAGCTCAAGATGA
- a CDS encoding CusA/CzcA family heavy metal efflux RND transporter, which yields MIDGILSFAIRQRWLVMIGVLAMAGFGVWNFTRLPIDAVPDITNVQVQINSRAPGYSPLEVEQRITFPVETAMGGLPRLESTRSQSRYGLSQVTVIFKDGTDIYFARQLVNERIQQVRDQLPSGIDTAMGPVSTGLGEIYMFTVEARPEARKANGEPYTATDLRTIQDWIVRPQLRTVAGVNEVNTVGGFERQFHVLPDPAQLMAYKISFRDVMAALAANNANVGAGYIERNGEQYLVRTPGQVGTSDEIKEIVIGSRNGVPVRISDVADVREGKDLRTGAATLNGKEVVLGTAMLLIGENSRTVAQRVAAKIKEIGRTLPDGVIAHAVYDRARLVEATIETVQGNLAEGALLVVVVLFLTLGNFRAAIATACVIPLSMLFAITGMVENRVSANLMSLGAIDFGIIIDGAVIIVENCLRLLAAEQHRLGRPLDRRERFETILAGSREVVRPSLFGTFIIAIVYLPILTLTGVEGKMFTPMALTVLMALAGASILSVTFVPAAVALLVSGKMSEHENLLMRGARRVYAPLLAASIRNRSGVAVIAALLVVVCGIAASRMGTEFIPSLDEGDVSFEAIRIPGTSLTQSVEMQAMVERRLATLPEVKEVFARTGTAEVATDPMPPSGSDGYVMLKPRKEWPDPGKPKAAVVSDIQAAAEDVPGNAYGFSQPIQQRMNETVSGIRSDVGVKIFGDDLSELVQAAAKVQAIMQKVRGAEDVKTEQATGLPVLTVKLNRQALSRYGINVRDVQNLVEIAVGGKSAGRVFEGDRRFDIVVRLPEELRSDIEAIKSLPVPLPPTDGQTKATPALWGNSPLAQMRYVPLSEVAQIDLAPGPNLISREDGKRRIVVTANVRGRDLGSFIADAQNQIVTKVKLPPGYWVGWGGQFEQLVSATQRLTVVVPFALLLIFLLLFMSLGSVPDALLVFSGVPLALTGGVAALLLRGIPLSISAGIGFIALSGVAVLNGLVIITFIERLRSEGRPLVEAVSEGALTRLRPVLMTALVASLGFVPMAIATGAGAEVQRPLATVVIGGIISSTILTLLVLPALYVLFRREEPSSAQSNSSAREGAMS from the coding sequence ATGATTGACGGCATTCTCTCCTTCGCCATCCGTCAGCGGTGGCTGGTGATGATCGGCGTGCTTGCGATGGCCGGCTTCGGCGTCTGGAATTTCACTCGCCTACCGATCGATGCCGTCCCCGACATCACGAACGTGCAGGTCCAGATCAACAGCCGCGCGCCCGGCTACTCGCCCCTCGAAGTTGAGCAGCGCATCACATTCCCGGTCGAAACCGCGATGGGCGGCTTGCCGCGCCTTGAAAGCACCCGGTCACAATCCCGCTACGGGCTCAGCCAGGTCACGGTCATCTTCAAGGACGGGACCGACATCTATTTCGCCAGGCAGTTGGTCAACGAGCGAATCCAACAGGTCAGGGATCAATTGCCCTCCGGCATCGATACCGCGATGGGGCCGGTGTCCACCGGTCTGGGTGAGATTTACATGTTCACGGTCGAAGCCAGGCCCGAGGCCCGCAAGGCGAACGGCGAGCCCTACACGGCCACCGACCTGCGAACCATCCAAGACTGGATCGTCAGGCCGCAATTGCGGACGGTGGCCGGCGTCAACGAGGTCAACACGGTCGGCGGATTCGAGAGGCAGTTCCACGTGCTGCCCGATCCGGCGCAACTGATGGCCTACAAGATCAGCTTCCGCGACGTGATGGCGGCCCTGGCCGCGAACAACGCAAACGTCGGGGCCGGCTATATCGAGCGCAACGGCGAACAGTATCTCGTCCGGACCCCCGGCCAGGTCGGAACCAGCGACGAAATCAAGGAGATCGTGATCGGCTCGCGGAACGGCGTTCCGGTCCGGATATCCGACGTCGCCGACGTCAGGGAAGGCAAGGACCTGCGCACGGGCGCGGCGACGTTGAATGGGAAAGAAGTCGTGTTGGGCACCGCGATGCTCCTGATCGGCGAGAACAGCCGTACCGTGGCGCAGCGGGTCGCGGCCAAGATCAAGGAGATCGGGAGGACGCTGCCGGATGGTGTGATCGCCCACGCCGTCTATGACCGGGCCCGCCTGGTCGAGGCGACAATCGAGACGGTTCAGGGCAATCTGGCCGAAGGCGCTCTGCTGGTCGTCGTTGTGTTGTTCCTGACGCTTGGAAACTTCCGGGCAGCCATCGCGACCGCGTGCGTCATACCGCTGTCCATGCTGTTCGCCATCACCGGGATGGTGGAGAACCGCGTCAGCGCGAACCTGATGAGTCTGGGCGCGATCGATTTCGGCATCATCATCGATGGCGCGGTCATTATCGTCGAGAATTGCCTGCGGTTGCTGGCGGCAGAGCAACACCGGCTCGGTCGCCCGCTCGATCGTCGCGAGCGTTTCGAAACCATCCTCGCCGGATCGCGAGAGGTGGTCCGCCCCAGCCTGTTCGGAACGTTCATTATCGCCATCGTCTATCTGCCGATCCTGACGCTCACCGGCGTCGAGGGAAAAATGTTTACGCCGATGGCGCTGACCGTGCTGATGGCGCTCGCGGGTGCCAGCATCCTGTCAGTCACCTTCGTACCTGCCGCGGTCGCCCTGCTCGTCAGCGGCAAGATGTCCGAACATGAGAATCTCCTGATGAGGGGCGCGCGGCGCGTTTACGCGCCGCTGCTCGCGGCCTCGATCCGGAACAGATCCGGCGTCGCCGTCATCGCCGCGCTCCTGGTCGTGGTCTGCGGGATAGCCGCATCGCGCATGGGCACCGAATTCATCCCCAGTCTCGACGAAGGCGACGTTTCCTTCGAGGCGATCCGCATCCCGGGAACCAGCCTGACACAATCGGTGGAGATGCAGGCCATGGTCGAGCGGAGGCTCGCGACCCTTCCGGAAGTGAAAGAGGTCTTCGCGCGCACGGGGACGGCGGAGGTCGCAACAGACCCGATGCCACCGTCCGGCTCCGACGGCTACGTGATGCTGAAGCCCCGGAAGGAGTGGCCCGATCCCGGCAAGCCGAAGGCCGCAGTCGTATCCGACATCCAGGCGGCGGCCGAAGACGTCCCCGGAAACGCTTATGGATTCTCGCAGCCGATCCAGCAGCGCATGAACGAGACGGTGTCCGGCATCCGGAGCGATGTGGGTGTCAAGATCTTCGGCGACGATCTGAGCGAACTCGTCCAGGCCGCCGCGAAGGTCCAGGCCATCATGCAGAAGGTCCGGGGCGCCGAGGACGTCAAGACAGAGCAGGCTACGGGGCTGCCGGTGCTTACCGTCAAGCTGAATCGTCAGGCGCTGTCGCGTTACGGGATCAACGTCAGAGACGTCCAAAATCTGGTGGAGATCGCTGTCGGCGGCAAAAGCGCGGGTCGCGTGTTTGAGGGGGACCGGCGCTTCGACATCGTCGTACGGCTACCGGAAGAGCTTCGCTCCGACATCGAGGCGATCAAGTCGCTGCCCGTTCCGTTGCCGCCGACCGACGGCCAGACCAAGGCGACGCCGGCCCTGTGGGGCAACTCGCCGCTCGCTCAGATGCGCTACGTGCCACTTTCGGAAGTTGCCCAGATCGATCTGGCGCCGGGGCCAAATCTGATCAGCCGCGAGGACGGCAAACGACGCATCGTCGTCACTGCGAACGTGCGGGGTCGAGACCTCGGCTCATTCATCGCCGATGCCCAAAACCAGATCGTGACAAAGGTTAAACTCCCGCCCGGTTACTGGGTCGGGTGGGGCGGCCAGTTCGAGCAGCTCGTCTCGGCGACGCAGCGCCTGACGGTGGTCGTGCCGTTCGCGCTGCTTCTGATCTTCCTCCTGCTCTTCATGAGCTTGGGATCGGTTCCCGACGCGTTACTTGTGTTCAGCGGGGTCCCGCTCGCCCTGACCGGCGGCGTCGCGGCGCTGCTGTTGCGCGGGATTCCGCTTTCGATCAGTGCCGGCATCGGCTTCATCGCGTTGTCCGGCGTGGCGGTGCTCAACGGTCTGGTCATCATCACCTTCATCGAACGGCTGCGCAGCGAAGGCAGGCCCCTGGTCGAGGCGGTCAGTGAAGGTGCGTTGACCAGGCTCCGGCCGGTCCTGATGACCGCGCTCGTTGCCTCGCTCGGTTTCGTTCCGATGGCAATCGCGACCGGCGCCGGCGCGGAGGTCCAGCGGCCGCTGGCGACCGTCGTCATCGGCGGGATCATATCGTCGACCATCCTCACCCTGTTAGTGCTGCCGGCGCTCTACGTCCTCTTCCGGCGGGAAGAGCCGTCCAGCGCGCAATCGAACTCATCCGCCCGGGAAGGAGCCATGTCATGA